The following proteins are co-located in the Delphinus delphis chromosome 5, mDelDel1.2, whole genome shotgun sequence genome:
- the GK2 gene encoding LOW QUALITY PROTEIN: glycerol kinase 2 (The sequence of the model RefSeq protein was modified relative to this genomic sequence to represent the inferred CDS: inserted 2 bases in 1 codon; substituted 1 base at 1 genomic stop codon) yields the protein MAAPKMAVVGPLVGAVVQGADSTHFMVFNSKLLSQHELLSQHEVELTQEFPKEGWVEQDPKETLQSVYECIEKTCEKLQELSIDISNIKAIGVSNQRETTVIWDKLTGEPLYNDVVWLDLRTQSTVEXLSKKIPGNNNFVKSKTGLPLSTYFSAVKLRWILNNVRKVQKVVEEGRALFGTIDSWLIWSLTGGVNGGIHCTDVTNASRTMLFNIHSLEWDKKLCNFFEIPMDILPNVWSSSEIYGRMKTGALEGVPISGSLGDQSAALVGQMCFQEGQAKNTYGTGCFLLCNTGHKCVFSEHGLLTTVAYKLGKDKPVCYALEGSVAIAGAVIRWLRDNLGIIKTSEESEKLAKEVGTSYGCYFIPAFSGLYAPYWEPTARGIICGLTQFTNKSHIAFAALEAICFQTXEILDAMNHDCGIPLSHLQVDGGMTNNKVLMQLQADILHIPVIKASMPETTALGAAMAAGAAEGVDVWSLKPEDLSVVMMERFEPQIKATESKIRYSTWKKAVMKSMGWVTTQPPESSEPTTFSSLRLGFFIVTSMIMLIGARYILGVP from the exons ATGGCAGCTCCGAAGATGGCAGTTGTGGGGCCGTTGGTGGGGGCAGTGGTCCAGGGTGCTGACTCCACTCACTTTATGGTTTTCAATTCAAAACTACTTAGTCAGCATGAACTACTTAGTCAGCATGAAGTGGAATTAACCCAAGAGTTCCCAAAAGAAGGATGGGTAGAACAAGACCCTAAGGAAACTCTTCAGTCAGTTTATGAATGTATAGAGAAAACATGTGAGAAACTTCAAGAACTCAGTATTGATATATCCAACATAAAAGCTATTGGTGTCAGCAATCAGAGGGAAACCACTGTTATCTGGGACAAATTAACTGGAGAGCCACTCTATAATGATGTGGTGTGGCTCGATCTAAGAACCCAGTCTACTGTTGA ACTTAGcaaaaaaattccaggaaataATAACTTTGTCAAGTCCAAGACAGGCCTTCCACTTAGCACTTACTTCAGTGCAGTAAAACTTCGTTGGATTCTTAACAATGTGAGAAAAGTTCAAAAGGTTGTTGAAGAAGGTAGAGCTCTTTTTGGTACTATTGATTCATGGCTTATCTGGAGTCTGACAGGAGGAGTTAATGGAGGTATCCATTGTACAGATGTAACAAATGCAAGTAGGACAATGCTCTTCAACATCCATTCTTTAGAATGGGATAAAAAGCTGTGTAACTTTTTTGAAATTCCAATGGACATTCTTCCAAATGTCTGGAGTTCTTCTGAGATCTATGGCCGAATGAAAACGGGGGCCTTGGAAGGTGTGCCAATATCTGGAAGTTTGGGGGACCAGTCTGCTGCATTAGTAGGACAAATGTGCTTCCAGGAAGGACAAGCCAAAAACACGTATGGAACAGGCTGTTTCTTACTATGTAATACAGGTCATAAGTGTGTATTTTCTGAACACGGCCTCCTGACCACAGTGGCTTACAAGCTAGGCAAAGACAAGCCAGTATGTTATGCATTGGAAGGTTCTGTTGCTATAGCCGGTGCTGTTATTCGCTGGCTGAGAGACAATCTTGGAATTATAAAGACctcagaagaaagtgaaaaacttgCTAAAGAAGTAGGTACTTCTTATGGCTGCTACTTCATCCCAGCCTTTTCAGGGTTATACGCACCTTATTGGGAGCCCACTGCAAGAGGGATAATCTGTGGTCTCACTCAGTTCACCAATAAAAGTcatattgcttttgctgcattagAAGCTATTTGTTTCCAAACCTGAGAGATTTTGGATGCCATGAACCATGACTGTGGAATTCCACTCAGTCATTTGCAGGTGGATGGAGGAATGACCAACAACAAAGTTCTTATGCAACTGCAAGCAGACATTCTGCATATTCCAGTAATAAAAGCCTCCATGCCTGAAACAACTGCCCTGGGAGCTGCCATGGCAGCAGGAGCTGCAGAAGGGGTAGATGTTTGGAGTCTTAAACCCGAGGATTTGTCAGTGGTCATGATGGAACGGTTTGAACCACAGATAAAAGCCACAGAAAGTAAAATTCGTTATTCTACATGGAAGAAAGCTGTGATGAAGTCAATGGGTTGGGTTACAACTCAGCCTCCTGAAAGTAGTGAACCTACTACGTTCTCTAGTCTGCGCTTGGGTTTTTTTATAGTGACTAGCATGATAATGTTAATTGGAGCAAGATACATCTTAGGTGTACCATAA